One genomic region from Myxococcus stipitatus encodes:
- a CDS encoding di-heme oxidoredictase family protein — translation MREPSSARVAAWSLAILGLFIGACGDASQGHRDEAQPAPSSLAAPLGSVVPLFDSSTQLEPALVVDTPTALITRLGDRSRDRHAREAQFQSYEHYLPLYFEYRTYGIEIIDRIAKGGGDITVNITSLWPLDTPDFRAFYQGQAVLSQYWFNVDMAQVDPLHYTATINYNGKENRRIQVGDRMEIEISPFMLPPVMGRANYYGTAFLYIVGQGGMVPWEGRGSNLDSFPLPEAAWLGGRTTLGYNYSNEPAHLFKQLATNTAPGNAQPFVEGRRLHHTDFGDGSHSEAGNPTFTAQQNKLGPAYIARSCIACHTNNGRALPPDPATSLYALRFYVNDAPWADVHYRLNGGSQQSFRMAHDSSNANTHLLKDIPAGTAVQYHFTIGNSAGGLSTTSPVSFTVSGGGTSGGNLFGHVVVAPPLRYTVRVGAVGTSVTAHPALGWVLQPQSTTGSPEGNVSISGWTLTNGTFGDGTGYQLRRPVYDFTGPVPTYHSARITPPLVGLGLLEALDEGTIASLADANDANGDGISGRMQTVVDPQTGQPRMGRFGWKAGKARLRHQIANALNVDMGVTTSVFPVPDCGSAQTCAGASTELADADLDRMVRYIALLGVPARRNLSDSQALQGEGLFASLGCARCHVTTLTTSPYHPYSELRGQVIHPYTDMLLHDMGPGLADNLPEEGATGAEWRTPPLWGIGLTAGVSGGEAYLHDGRARSLSEAILWHGGEAESSKEAFRVLSGSQRTALLKFLQSL, via the coding sequence ATGAGAGAACCTTCCAGCGCGCGAGTGGCGGCATGGAGTCTGGCCATCCTGGGGCTGTTCATCGGCGCCTGCGGGGATGCATCCCAGGGCCATCGTGATGAAGCGCAGCCCGCCCCCTCCTCCCTGGCGGCGCCCTTGGGGTCGGTGGTCCCGCTCTTCGACTCCAGCACCCAGCTCGAGCCCGCGCTCGTGGTGGATACGCCGACGGCGCTCATCACCCGCCTCGGGGACCGGTCGCGCGATCGCCACGCCCGGGAAGCGCAGTTCCAGAGCTACGAGCACTACCTGCCGCTGTACTTCGAATATCGCACCTACGGCATCGAAATCATCGACAGGATCGCCAAGGGTGGCGGTGACATCACCGTCAACATCACCTCCCTCTGGCCCTTGGACACGCCGGACTTCCGAGCGTTCTACCAAGGTCAGGCGGTGCTCTCTCAATATTGGTTCAACGTGGACATGGCGCAGGTGGACCCACTGCACTACACGGCCACCATCAATTACAACGGGAAGGAGAACCGGCGGATCCAGGTGGGCGACCGCATGGAGATTGAAATCAGCCCCTTCATGCTCCCTCCCGTCATGGGACGCGCCAACTATTACGGGACGGCGTTCCTCTACATCGTGGGCCAGGGCGGCATGGTGCCCTGGGAAGGGAGGGGCTCGAACCTGGACTCGTTTCCCCTGCCGGAGGCAGCCTGGCTGGGGGGACGAACGACGCTCGGCTACAACTACTCGAACGAGCCGGCGCACCTGTTCAAGCAGCTGGCGACGAACACGGCGCCAGGGAACGCCCAGCCGTTCGTCGAGGGACGGCGACTGCATCACACCGATTTCGGCGATGGCTCCCACTCGGAGGCTGGCAACCCGACCTTCACCGCGCAGCAGAACAAGCTCGGGCCCGCATATATCGCTCGCAGCTGCATTGCCTGCCACACCAACAATGGCCGCGCGCTTCCTCCCGACCCGGCGACATCTCTGTATGCCTTGCGGTTCTATGTGAATGACGCCCCCTGGGCGGACGTTCACTATCGGCTCAACGGAGGCTCCCAGCAGAGCTTCCGGATGGCGCATGACAGCTCCAACGCGAACACCCACCTGCTCAAGGACATCCCGGCGGGCACGGCCGTCCAGTACCACTTCACCATTGGCAACTCCGCGGGAGGGTTGAGCACCACGTCCCCAGTGAGCTTCACGGTGAGCGGCGGTGGTACCAGTGGAGGCAATCTCTTTGGCCACGTCGTCGTCGCGCCTCCCCTCCGCTATACCGTCAGGGTGGGCGCGGTCGGCACCTCCGTGACGGCGCATCCGGCGTTGGGGTGGGTCCTTCAACCGCAGAGCACCACCGGTAGCCCCGAGGGCAACGTGAGCATCTCGGGCTGGACGTTGACGAACGGCACGTTCGGAGATGGCACGGGCTATCAGCTGCGGCGCCCCGTCTACGACTTCACGGGTCCCGTTCCCACGTACCATTCGGCTCGCATCACGCCGCCCCTGGTCGGGTTGGGCCTGCTGGAGGCGCTCGATGAGGGCACGATTGCCAGCCTCGCTGATGCCAACGATGCCAATGGCGACGGCATCTCCGGGCGCATGCAGACGGTGGTCGATCCCCAGACGGGCCAGCCGCGCATGGGGCGCTTCGGCTGGAAGGCGGGCAAGGCGAGGCTCAGGCATCAGATCGCGAACGCGCTCAATGTCGACATGGGGGTCACCACCTCCGTCTTCCCCGTTCCGGATTGTGGCTCGGCACAGACCTGTGCCGGAGCAAGCACCGAGTTGGCTGACGCGGACCTGGACAGGATGGTGCGCTACATCGCCCTGCTCGGGGTCCCCGCGCGGCGCAATCTCAGTGATTCTCAGGCGCTCCAGGGGGAAGGTCTCTTCGCCAGCCTGGGCTGCGCCCGGTGCCACGTCACGACGTTGACGACCAGCCCGTATCATCCTTACAGCGAGCTGCGCGGCCAGGTGATTCATCCCTACACCGACATGCTGTTGCATGACATGGGGCCAGGGCTGGCGGACAACCTCCCGGAGGAGGGGGCCACGGGCGCGGAGTGGCGCACGCCACCGCTCTGGGGCATTGGCTTGACGGCTGGCGTCAGCGGCGGGGAGGCCTATCTGCATGATGGTCGTGCGCGCAGCCTCTCCGAGGCCATCCTGTGGCACGGTGGGGAGGCCGAGTCCTCCAAGGAGGCCTTCCGCGTCCTGAGCGGCTCCCAGCGGACGGCGCTGCTCAAGTTCTTGCAGTCACTCTGA
- a CDS encoding nuclear transport factor 2 family protein has product MTVTQSAPESAGPLAIYQRMQEALVGEEATLLPAELLAEDVVVETPFSPPGMRRHEGREAWLAFYRARSAVLPVRFEQFRELATHQTRDPEVIVVEYELAGTVTTTGLRASATLIGVLRVRDGLIQHWREYQDVLAISEALKLTPEDLGGADISRP; this is encoded by the coding sequence ATGACCGTGACACAGTCGGCACCGGAGTCCGCGGGTCCTCTCGCCATCTACCAGCGCATGCAGGAAGCCCTCGTCGGGGAAGAGGCGACGCTCCTCCCAGCGGAGCTGTTGGCCGAAGATGTCGTGGTCGAGACCCCGTTCTCCCCTCCAGGCATGCGACGTCATGAGGGCCGCGAGGCGTGGCTGGCGTTCTACCGCGCCAGAAGCGCGGTCCTGCCGGTGCGTTTCGAGCAGTTCCGCGAACTGGCGACACACCAGACCCGCGACCCCGAGGTCATCGTCGTCGAATACGAGCTGGCTGGGACGGTCACCACCACCGGCCTGCGCGCGTCGGCGACCCTCATCGGCGTGCTGCGGGTCCGCGACGGCCTGATTCAGCACTGGCGCGAGTACCAGGACGTCCTGGCGATCAGCGAGGCGCTGAAACTCACGCCCGAGGACCTCGGCGGAGCCGACATCTCCCGCCCGTAG
- a CDS encoding TetR/AcrR family transcriptional regulator: MAREGGPPAGGGEGERPVRADARRNRARILDAAEAVFAEQGASASTEAVAAHAGVAIGTVFRHFPTKPELLQAVVMHLLDRLITEVDAMVGNQDAVTALFEFCARVMEISARNRAVFARLAETGVRVRVGDALARLRPGIDLLLERAQKAGTVRDDLRPAELIALLAAICQEALADEWSESFRQRALTLLFDGMRPTARR; encoded by the coding sequence ATGGCGCGAGAAGGTGGTCCGCCCGCTGGAGGCGGTGAAGGTGAACGCCCCGTTCGTGCGGATGCCCGCCGCAATCGCGCGCGCATCCTGGATGCGGCCGAGGCCGTATTCGCCGAGCAGGGCGCGTCGGCGTCGACCGAGGCCGTGGCCGCGCACGCGGGCGTCGCGATTGGCACCGTGTTCCGGCACTTCCCAACCAAGCCCGAGCTGCTCCAGGCCGTGGTGATGCACCTGCTCGACCGGCTCATCACGGAAGTCGACGCGATGGTCGGCAATCAGGACGCAGTCACCGCGCTGTTCGAGTTCTGCGCCCGCGTCATGGAGATCAGCGCCCGAAACAGGGCGGTGTTTGCCCGCCTCGCCGAAACCGGGGTCCGGGTCCGTGTCGGAGACGCGTTGGCCCGCCTCCGGCCCGGCATCGACCTGCTGCTCGAACGCGCTCAGAAAGCGGGCACCGTCCGCGACGACCTGCGCCCCGCCGAGCTGATCGCCCTGCTCGCGGCCATCTGCCAGGAGGCGCTCGCTGATGAGTGGAGCGAATCATTCCGCCAGCGCGCGCTCACCCTCCTCTTCGACGGCATGCGGCCGACCGCGAGACGTTGA